In Bacillus sp. S3, the sequence AAAGCCTTGGCCAAAACTTCTTAATTGATACAAATATTTTAAAAAAGATTGTCAGTTTTGCTGATTTGACAGAGAATTCAGGGGCCATCGAGATTGGCCCGGGGATTGGCGCCTTAACCGAGCAGCTGGCACGCAGCAGTAAAAAGACGGTTGCTTTTGAGATCGATCAACGTTTATTACCGATCTTGCAGGATACGTTGTCGCCATATGAAAATGTAAAAATTATTCACAAGGATGTATTAGAGGCCGACGTTCACGCGGTGATGACGGAGGAATTTGCCGGCATCGATGATATCATGGTTGTTGCAAATTTACCTTATTATGTCACAACCCCGATTATTATGAAATTGCTCGAGGAACAGCTGCCGATTCGCGGAATTGTATGTATGCTTCAAAAAGAGGTTGCTGACCGTATTTCTGCTAAGCCTGGTACAAAGGACTATGGTTCACTTTCCATTGCCGTACAATACTACACAGAAGCCGAGACCGTGATGATTGTTCCTAAGACCGTCTTTGTCCCGCAACCGAATGTCGATTCCGCTGTCATCAGACTCACAAGGCGGGAGCAGCCGGCAGTTGCGGTAAAAGATGAAGCATTCTTTTTCCAAGTAACCAAGGCAAGCTTTGCCCAAAGAAGAAAAACATTACTCAATAACTTAACAAGTGGGCTTCTGGAAGGGAAACAAAAGAAAGAGGAGATCCTCGCCGCACTGCAAGCGAGCAGTATTGAACCTTCCAGAAGAGGCGAAACCCTTTCTTTAGAGGAATTTGGCCGGTTAGCGGATGAACTTCACCCTCATTTCCATTAGACCTTTTTTAAGGTCTATTTTTTTTTGCCAAGTTTAACAAAACGTTCATTTCTTGTGGCTGCTAGGCCTCTTTTTTTTTATAAAATGGACTTGTGGTCTTGAATATAAGAAGGGTTGTGGCATATGGCATACAAATCACGTCCTGTACCGAAGAAGCTAATGATTTTGAGATTGCTTAACACCCATTTGACCTTGTCTGAAAATGATAAACAGTACTATTACAATTTGAAAAAGGGCTATGAAGGAGAGCTGAAATTTGACTCCTTAACGGAAAAGCTTCAATGTCAATGTTATATTTTAAATGATTTGTTGTTTAAGGTTAACAACACTCTATTTCAAATTGACACTCTCATCATTTTTTCAGGAAGAATTCATTTCTCAGATGTTAAAAATTTTGAAGGCGATTATTTTCTCGAATCAGAGCGATTGTATAAGAAGCCGGAGACAGAGTACACAAATCCGCTACTACAACTGACTCGAAGTAAATCCTTGCTCCGCCAATTACTCCAAAGTATCGGGTTTCATTTCCCGGTTGACGCCAATGTAGTATTTATTAATCCCGAGTTCACCCTATACCAGGCCCCCCTCAACATACCGTTTATTTTTCCAACACAGGTAAACAGCTATTTAAAATATTTAGATGCGACACCGTCGAAACTGGGAGTTAAAGAAAAAGAACTGGCTGACAAATTAATTTCACTCCATAGGGAAGAGGACGCGTATAAACACCTGCCTCCTTATAAGTACGGCCAATTTCGAAAAGGAATGACTTGCGAAAAGTGTAATTGTTTTGCCATTTCAGTCTGTGGGCAGAAATGTGTGTGCGGTGATTGTGGACATGAAGAAAAGGTGACCGCCGCGGTTTTCCGAAGTGTGAAGGAGCTGCAGCTTCTTTTTCCAGATATGAAGATTACGGCGAATGTGGTACATGATTGGTGTAGGGTGGTGACATTAAAAAAGACAATTAGAAGGATTTTGGAGGATAATTTTAATAGAAAAGGGGTTCGCCAATGGACTTATTACGAATGAAATCCTATGTGAAAGACTTTTTAAAGGGAATCGTGAAAGGAAAAGTCCGTCATAAGAGTAATGAAGGACTTTTTAGAGGGAATCATGAGACGAAAAGTCCATCATAAGAGCGATGAAGGACCTTTCAGCAGAAATCAGAGGCAAAAAGCCCAGTATAGTTATGTTCCCAGGAGTTCGTATCAGATTAGCACGCTTCCCCCCCCAAACTACAATTACGCCTCACGAACCACTGCCACTCGATGAGTTTTTTTTTCACGCGGACATCCCCGTCTGCATAGCCTATGAGAGAAACCTTAAACAGAAGGCCTATTTGCTGGTCTTATTGGAGTGACGGCAGTGGATATAAAAATAAATGATATTGTCGGGAGAAAATCATATAATTGTGATCTTCTATTTCGCGTCATCGATATACGGAAAATAAATGGCCAGAACTATGCAATTCTTTATGGTGAGGATTTTCGTCTTGTCGCAGATGCACCTTCCGCGGATTTAGTCGTGGTGAATCAGCTTGAAAGGGTGAAACTAAGACAGGAATATAGGACACTTGAAGAACAGTCATTACGGCTTTTCTCCCAGGATGTTGATTTGTTAAAGTCCAGGCAGGAATATGAAGCGACTGGCGGTTATGTTAAGCCCAGCAATTATTTTCAAATTCCGGGGAAGGTCCTCCATTTAGACGGTGACCCATCCTATTTGAAAAAATGTATGACCTTATATGAAAAAATTGGAATTCCAGTTTTAGGTATACATTGCAATGAAAAGGAAATGCCTGATAAAATTGGCGGGCTCATTGACCATTATCGTCCGGATATTCTAGTCATCACCGGGCATGATGCCTATTCTAAGGCAAAAGGAAAAATGACAGATATTAATGCCTACCGACATTCTAAACACTTTGTGCAAACTGTCAGAGAGGCACGTAAGAAAATCCCTCATTTAGATCAACTGGTCATCTTTGCAGGTGCCTGTCAATCCCACTTTGAATCGCTCATCCATGCAGGCGCTAACTTCGCCAGTTCTCCATCAAGGATTAATATACATGCACTCGACCCCGTTTATATAGTCGCAAAAATAAGCTTTACCCCGTTTATGGAAAGAATAAATGTTTGGGATGTGTTACGGAATACATTAACAGGAGATAAAGGTCTTGGAGGGATTGAAACCAAAGGTGTACTTCGTACAGGAATGCCTTATCGACCAGTACAGGACGAAGAAGAATAAGCCTTTAATTCTACCAAGGCTTATTTTTTTATTGGCCAATAGGAAAGATTCTTTTAGCATACATATTCCAGTGCACATAAGGCAAGGATAAGAAATGTTGAAATTTACAAGAAAGAGTAGAATAAAAAATATTGACAAACTTTTTGTCGGACTGATATAATTTATATTTTTGTTTGACAGAACTATGTCAGTGTGTTATACTTTACACAGTGAGGTGGATCGAATGCCAAAAACCTTAGCCGATATCAAAAAGGCCCTTGACACGAATTTAGGGAAAAGGTTGTTGCTAAAAGCAAACGGAGGACGAAGGAAAACGATTGAACGTTCAGGTGTTTTAGCTGAAACTTACCCATCTGTTTTTGTTATTGAATTAGATCAGGATGAAAATTCATTCGAGCGTGTATCTTACAGCTATGCGGATGTATTAACAGAAACAGTTCAAATTACTTTCTATGATGATGCAGCAGGACATGTAGCTTTAAGCTAGTATATAGGCAATGAGCAGCAGTAAACAAATAGTTTACTGCTTTTTGCTTTTTAAAGGATTATTTGGATAACATGTAAACGGCCTGAATATCTCATACTAAGAATACTGTGGTATGAAAGGGGTTGTTTAGATGGGCAGAAGAAGAGGCATCATGTCCGAAGGCTTTAAAGAGGAATTGGCAAAAGAGCTTGGTTTTTATGATGTCGTCCAAAAAGAAGGCTGGGGCGGTATTAAGGCACGGGATGCAGGGAATATGGTAAAGCGTGCTATTGAACTGGCAGAAGCTCAGCTGTCTAATCGAGGCACAAAGTCTTAATCCTAAAAGCACTTCCGCTTTTCTTAAAAGAGAGTATAAAATTTTGATTTTGAGAAATGTCCAGCTCTAGGCGCCATCGGCTCTATGGTCTAAGCCAATCCGTCCAAAAGGTTAAAAAGCAACCTTTCGGCCGGCTCGTCTTATGCTTGTCGCCGATAGGCGGGCGCCTTCCGCTTTTCTTAGTTTAAACAAATCTTGACCACAGTCAGGTCAGCGAGGGAACCTTAATTGATTTCCGCGCTGGCCTTTTTCCGGTTTTTTAAAAGATACAAAAGTATAAATTTCGACTTCGAGAATTGTCCAGCTCCAGCGCCCTAGCGGCTACTGTCCTTCGCTCTCCGCCCTACGATAAGTCAACATCGGTTCGCTACGCTTACCGTGTTTCCTTTATCTCAGTTGGAGGCTCCAGGCCATACGCCGCTGACCAGGGCGCTTGCGCTTTTCTGTTAAAATAAGCTTTTTCCTCTGAAAAATTAATGATAAAATAATAAATTTGACAGGATATATCATATCTCACGTCTTACATTTATCGTTTTGTGGTAAAATAGGACAAAATGTGGAATTAGGAAAAGGATGCAGAAGCGCCCTTTGGGTGCAGAGCGGGAAAAACAAAAGTAGGTGACGTAGTGAAGCTTTTAGTCAAAGCACCGGCCAAAATAAACTTAGCATTAGATGTTTTACATAAACGTTCCGATGGCTTTCATGAGGTTGAAATGATCATGACCACCATTGATTTAGCAGACCGGGTTGAGCTAACCTTATTAAATCATGATCAAATACATATTCTTTCCCATAATAGGTATGTACCTGATGATCAACGCAACTTAGCCTTTCAAGCAGCCCAGCTTTTGAAGGATCGATTTCATGTAAAGAAAGGTGTGTTGATCTCAATTGAGAAAACAATCCCGGTTGCGGCAGGATTAGCCGGGGGAAGCAGTGATGCGGCCGCAACCTTAAGAGGCCTGAATAAGCTTTGGGAACTCGGATTATCCATGGATGAATTAGCTGAGCTTGGAAGTGAAATTGGTTCAGATGTTTCATTTTGTGTATACGGAGGCACAGCTTTAGCAAAAGGAAGGGGTGAGGTCATTACTGAGCTCCCGCCACCGCCGACATGCTGGGTCATCCTTGCAAAGCCCTTCATCGGGGTCTCGACCGCTGAGGTTTACCGCCGGCTAGATGTGAATCGGACGAATCACCCTGATATTAGCGGTATGATTGAAGCCATTAACAACCGGGACTACCAACACGTATGCGATAATGTGGGTAATGTCCTCGAGGACGTAACATTAACTCTTCACCCCGAGGTTGCCCAAATAAAAGAGCAAATGAAGCGTTTTGGCGCGGATGCTGTTTTAATGAGCGGCAGCGGACCAACCGTGTTTGGAATTGTTCAGCATGACTCACGAATGCATCGGATCTATAACGGATTGCGGGGATTCTGTGACCAGGTTTTTGCAGTCCGCATGCTGGGAGAACGACACACGCTTGATTAAAGGCGTACAATAATGGTATTCTTTAATAAGAATATTCGGTTTTTGGGGGTTAATTATGAAATTTCGCCGTAGTGAACGTTTAATTGATATGACGAATTATTTATTGGATCATCCTCGCCAACTCGTTCCCCTCACTTTTTTTGCGGAAAGGTATTCGTCCGCTAAGTCTTCCATTAGTGAAGATTTGGCTATCGTAAAAGAAACCTTTGAACAAAGAGGAATCGGCACACTAAGAACCGTGCCGGGAGCAGCTGGCGGTGTTAAATTCTTCGTAAAAGTCAGCCGGGAAGAGACAGAACCCTTTATCAACGAACTATGTCAATTAATTGGAAATCCTGAACGGCTTTTACCAGGCGGTTATTTATATTTGACAGATATATTAGGAGATCCGCAGGTGGTCCAAAAGGCAGGACGTGTCATTGCCTCGGCCTATGCTGATACAAAAATTGATGTTGTTATGACGGTGGCGACAAAAGGGATTCCGCTTGCCTATGCAGTTGCAAGTCAATTGAATGTCCCGGTAGTAATTGTTCGCAGAGACAGTAAAGTAACGGAAGGCCCGACAGTAAGCATTAATTATGTTTCTGGATCAGCCAAAAGAATTCAGACGATGGTGCTTTCAAAAAGGAGCATGAAGCAGGATTCACGTGTCCTTATTGTCGATGACTTTATGAAGGCCGGCGGAACCGTCATGGGAATGATCAGTATGCTAGAGGAATTTAATAGCCAGTTGGCCGGAATTGCTGTTTTAGTTGAGGCTGAAAAAATTCAAGAACGATTAGTGGATGAGTACTTATCGCTCGTCCAATTATCGGATGTCGATGTCAAAGAAAAAAAGATAAGTGTACACGAAGGAAATTACTTTAACAATTGGAGGAGATAGTATGAAAGCAGTTCAAACGAACCAAGCCCCTGCTGCCATTGGCCCATATTCCCAAGGAATTATTGTGAATAACCTGTTTTACAGCTCTGGACAAATTCCATTAACCGCTGAAGGAACGATGGTGACAGGCGATGTTAAAGAGCAGACCCACCAAGTGTTCCGTAATTTACAAGCTGTGTTAGCCGAAGCAGGCGCATCACTTGAAACGGTCGTAAAGGCAACTGTTTTTATTAAAAATATGGATGAATTTGCTGCTGTCAATGAAGTTTATGGCGAGTATTTTTCTGAGCATAAACCAGCCCGCTCCTGTGTGGAAGTTGCCCGGTTACCAAAGGATGCCTTAGTTGAAATCGAAGTTGTTGCGCTCGTAAAGTAATCGAGCGCTTTTTCTATGTCTTTCGTCTGATTTTTTGTTGTAAAAGACCATTTTTGACAAAAGTTCACTGCTTTGCCCTAATTTTTCAAAAATATTTTAAAATTTAAGAAGGATTATTGGATTAGTTGTTGAATTTAATACACTAGCTTTTTATATAACAAAAAAGGGTGTGAGCACATGGAAGTAACTGACGTAAGATTACGCCGAGTTAATACGGACGGTCGAATGAGAGCGATTGCATCAATCACATTAGACAATGAATTTGTTGTTCATGACATCCGTGTTATTGACGGAAACAACGGTTTATTTGTAGCTATGCCAAGTAAACGTACTCCTGATGGAGAATTTCGTGACATTGCGCATCCAATCAATTCAGGAACACGCGGTAAAATCCAAGAAGCTGTTTTGGCTGAGTACCATCGTCTAGGTGAATTGGAAGTAGAATTTGAAGAAGCCGGAGCTTCCTAAGGATTTTAACAACTAGGGCCTTTCTCAGTAAGGCTCTTTTTATATTTAGAAGATTACCCCCATATTAAGCTAATCTCTCCTCGAACATTCTACTTGTTTTTTCTCAATATTAAAAAATTTGACACTTCCTGTTCATTCCTTGAAAAGCGTGCCCATTTACGTTAATATTTTTAATGGATAAAAAGGTAAAATGGAGGGCTAGAACATGCCTAATCGATATGCTGTGATTTTGGCCGCAGGGCAAGGTACGCGGATGAAATCCAAGCTGTATAAAGTATTGCACCAAGTATGCGGAAAACCAATGGTACAGCATGTAGTTGATCAAATAACAAAGCTTAATATTCACGAAATGGTGACCATCATTGGGCATGGAGCTGAAATGGTACAGGCACAATTAGGGGACGGCAGTCACTATGCATTGCAGGAGAAACAGCTGGGTACTGCTCATGCCGTCATGCAGGCTGAGAGTCTGCTTGCTGGCAAAGAAGGCGTAACCATTGTTGTTTGCGGTGATACCCCATTAATTAAAGCTGAAACGATGGAAGCCCTGTTTAAACACCATGAGGAGTTGAATGCTAAAGCCACCATTCTCACAGCAAGAATCGAAGACCCAACAGGATACGGCCGAATCGTTCGCAATGAAGAGGGGCTTGTTGAAAAAATTGTTGAGCACAAAGATGCAACAGACACAGAACGGAAAATAAATGAAATTAACACAGGTACGTATTGTTTTGACAACCTTGCTCTATTCGAAGCACTTCGCAACGTTTCTAATAACAACGTTCAAGGGGAATACTATTTACCAGACGTAATTGAGATTTTGAAAAAACAGGGTGAAGTGGTCACAGCCTTCCAAACGGATGAATTGGAAGAAACCTTGGGTGTGAACGACCGTGTTGCGTTAGCAGAGGCAGAGAGAATCATGCGTCAGCGAACGAATACAGCCCATATGCGTAATGGGGTAACTATTATTGACCCTGTGAATACGTACATAGACACAGATGTCAAAATTGGTCAGGATACGATCATTTATCCAGGAACGGTTATTAAAGGGAAGACGGCCATCGGTGAAGATTGTCACATTGGTCCAAATTCCGAAATTGATACATGTCAAATAGGGAATGGTACAGTGATTCGTCAATCAGCTGCACATAATAGCTCGATTGGTTCCCATGTAAACATCGGCCCATTCGCCCATATTCGTCCTGATTCTGCTATTAGCGACGATGTAAAAATTGGAAATTTTGTTGAAATCAAAAAGGCCATTTTCGGAAAAGGAAGCAAGGCGTCGCATCTCAGCTATATTGGCGATGCGGAGGTTGGCAGTGATGTCAACATTGGCTGTGGTTCAATTACTGTGAATTACGACGGTAAAAATAAATATTTAACGAAAATTGAAGATGGAGTCTTTATCGGCTGTAACTCCAATCTTGTTGCCCCAGTCACAATAGGAAAAGGTGCCTATGTGGCTGCCGGGTCAACAATTACTAAGGATGTACCGGGTGAAGCGTTGTCCATTGCACGTGCCCAGCAAGTGAATAAGGAAAATTACGTACAAAAGCTTAATTTTAATAAATAAGCTTTTGATTTTAGGAGGGTCACCATGTCAAATCAATATTTAGATCCGAACTTAAAGGTATTTAGTTTAAATTCAAATGTTCCCCTGGCAAGAGAAATTGCAAAAGTAATTGGTGTTGAGTTAGGGAAGAGCTCTGTAACAAGATTTAGTGACGGAGAAATTCAAATCAACATTGAAGAAAGTATTCGCGGCTGCGACGTGTATGTGATCCAATCCACTAGTTCACCTGTGAATGAAAATATCATGGAAGTATTAATTATGATTGACGCGTTAAAAAGAGCATCTGCTAAAACAATTAATATTGTGATGCCGTATTATGGCTATGCCCGTCAAGATCGTAAAGCGCGTGCCCGTGAGCCGATTACAGCAAAATTAGTAGCCAATCTCTTAGAAACAGCCGGTGCAACCCGTGTCATCTGTTTAGATTTACATGCACCGCAAATCCAAGGATTCTTTGAAATTCCTACCGATCATTTAATGGGTGTACCTATTTTGTCTGAGTATTTCAAGAAGAGAGAGTTTGCTGGGGATATTGTCATTGTTTCTCCGGACCATGGCGGTGTGACAAGAGCCCGGAAAATGGCCGAACGCTTAAAAGCACCAATTGCGATTATCGACAAGCGCCGTCCTAGACCGAATGTGGCGGAGGTCATGAATATTGTTGGTAATATTGAAGGTAAAATAGCGATTTTGATTGATGATATCATTGATACAGCAGGAACCATTACATTGGCTGCCAATGCATTAGTAGAAAATGGCGCTGCCGAAGTGTATGCCTGCTGTACACATCCAGTTTTATCAGGTCCTGCGATTGAAAGAATCGAGAACTCGAAAATTAAGGAATTAGTTGTCACTAACTCTATTCTTCTTCCTGAAGAGAAAAAGAGCGATAAAATTGTTCATTTATCTGTGGCTCCATTACTTGGCGAAGCGATTATCCGTGTCCATGAAGAACAATCTGTAAGTACTTTATTTGATTAAAATAGGTTTAGACCTTCCTCTTTTAGGGTAATTTTATATAGATACTTCTAACTAAAATAGGAAGGTGACTACACACATGAGTACTGTTTTACAAGCAATGGAACGGAAGGAACTCAAATCTTCTGCGTTAAGGAAAATCAGAGAGAGCGGCGGCATTCCTGCTATTATTTATGGAGCAAAAGTTGAAAGTAAACCAGTGTCTGTAAGTGCAGCTGATTTAACAAAGACGATCCGGACAGTAGGCAGGAATGGGGTCATTTCCCTTGATGTAGATGGCAGTAAACATGATGTTGTCTTAACCGATTATCAAGAAGACGCATTTAAAAAGGAAATTCTCCATGTTGACTTTTTAGCCGTTGATAGGTCCTCGAAAATCAATGTTGATGTAAGGCTTGTCTTGGTTGGCGAGGCGGCCGGAGTAAAGGATGGCGGTGTCCTGCAGCAGCCGGTTCACCAATTGTCGATTACTTCTACCCCGGACAATATTCCTCAGCAAATTGAAGTGGATATTTCACATCTTCAAGTAGGAGAAACGGTACTGGTAGGAGACATTCCATCTGGCGGCGGCTTTACGATTAACCATGATGACGATGAAGTAGTGGCTTCTATCCTTCCGCCAAGGCAGGAAGAGGAAATTAACGCCGGTGAGCAGCAAGAGCCGGGTCATCCGGATAATGAAGAGGGAAGAGAAACTACCCCTGTAGGGGGCGAATAGAATGGAAGACGTAACCTCTTAAAGGTTACGTCTTTTCACGCATATATAAAAGAAGTAGTATATAATGGGAGAATGGCGATGTTACGAAACATATTAAAAAGGTTTACTGAGCCGAAAGAGGTGGGACCCATGAAATGCATCGTTGGTTTAGGTAATCCCGGGAAGCAATATGATCAAACTAGACATAATATCGGTTTTGAAGTCATTGATGCCTTATCGGATCAATTTTCGATACCGCTTAATCAGTCAAAATTTAAAGGGCTGTATGGGATTGGTTTTTATAACGGGGAAAAGGTCCTGCTCTTAAAACCACTTACCTATATGAATTTATCAGGGGAATCGATCAGAGCGGTGATGGATTACTATCAAATAGACTTAGAGGATCTAGTCGTGATTTATGACGATCTTGATTTGCCCGTTGGAAAGATTAGACTGCGTCAAAAAGGGAGTCCGGGCGGACATAACGGAATAAAATCGACAGTTGCCCATCTTGGTACGCAGCAGTTCAACCGCATTCGGATTGGAATTGACCGCCCGCAAGCTGGAATGAGTGTGCCCGATTACGTCCTTGGACGGTTTCGGCCTGATGAGTTGCCCTCTACCGGGGAAGCTGTGAAAAGGAGTGCAGATGCCTGCGCTGCTTGGCTTGAAAAGCCCTTTTTACAAGTGATGAATGAATATAATCAGTAATCGTTCATGATACGGGCTATTCAATCATAAAATAAGCAAAACCGCAAAAAGCGAGACGATTCAAGGGTCACCCAAGTTGAATAAGTTCCTCTCATCTGGTTCATACTAATAACGAATCGAAGATTAGGGAGGGACCCGCGTGACCATCCATTACCATTGTCGTCATTGTGGTACGAAACTTGGTTCCATTGATAAAGCCTCGATACATTCAGAAACCCTTGGCCTTCATACATTAACGGACCAGGAAAGACAGGAAATGGTGGCGTATGATGCAGCAGGCGATATCCATATAAAAGCCATCTGTGA encodes:
- the rsmA gene encoding 16S rRNA (adenine(1518)-N(6)/adenine(1519)-N(6))-dimethyltransferase RsmA, whose translation is MNKDIATPIRTRAILEKYGFSFKKSLGQNFLIDTNILKKIVSFADLTENSGAIEIGPGIGALTEQLARSSKKTVAFEIDQRLLPILQDTLSPYENVKIIHKDVLEADVHAVMTEEFAGIDDIMVVANLPYYVTTPIIMKLLEEQLPIRGIVCMLQKEVADRISAKPGTKDYGSLSIAVQYYTEAETVMIVPKTVFVPQPNVDSAVIRLTRREQPAVAVKDEAFFFQVTKASFAQRRKTLLNNLTSGLLEGKQKKEEILAALQASSIEPSRRGETLSLEEFGRLADELHPHFH
- a CDS encoding nuclease-related domain-containing protein, which gives rise to MAYKSRPVPKKLMILRLLNTHLTLSENDKQYYYNLKKGYEGELKFDSLTEKLQCQCYILNDLLFKVNNTLFQIDTLIIFSGRIHFSDVKNFEGDYFLESERLYKKPETEYTNPLLQLTRSKSLLRQLLQSIGFHFPVDANVVFINPEFTLYQAPLNIPFIFPTQVNSYLKYLDATPSKLGVKEKELADKLISLHREEDAYKHLPPYKYGQFRKGMTCEKCNCFAISVCGQKCVCGDCGHEEKVTAAVFRSVKELQLLFPDMKITANVVHDWCRVVTLKKTIRRILEDNFNRKGVRQWTYYE
- the yabG gene encoding sporulation peptidase YabG, encoding MDIKINDIVGRKSYNCDLLFRVIDIRKINGQNYAILYGEDFRLVADAPSADLVVVNQLERVKLRQEYRTLEEQSLRLFSQDVDLLKSRQEYEATGGYVKPSNYFQIPGKVLHLDGDPSYLKKCMTLYEKIGIPVLGIHCNEKEMPDKIGGLIDHYRPDILVITGHDAYSKAKGKMTDINAYRHSKHFVQTVREARKKIPHLDQLVIFAGACQSHFESLIHAGANFASSPSRINIHALDPVYIVAKISFTPFMERINVWDVLRNTLTGDKGLGGIETKGVLRTGMPYRPVQDEEE
- the veg gene encoding biofilm formation stimulator Veg; this translates as MPKTLADIKKALDTNLGKRLLLKANGGRRKTIERSGVLAETYPSVFVIELDQDENSFERVSYSYADVLTETVQITFYDDAAGHVALS
- a CDS encoding small, acid-soluble spore protein, alpha/beta type, encoding MGRRRGIMSEGFKEELAKELGFYDVVQKEGWGGIKARDAGNMVKRAIELAEAQLSNRGTKS
- the ispE gene encoding 4-(cytidine 5'-diphospho)-2-C-methyl-D-erythritol kinase, encoding MKLLVKAPAKINLALDVLHKRSDGFHEVEMIMTTIDLADRVELTLLNHDQIHILSHNRYVPDDQRNLAFQAAQLLKDRFHVKKGVLISIEKTIPVAAGLAGGSSDAAATLRGLNKLWELGLSMDELAELGSEIGSDVSFCVYGGTALAKGRGEVITELPPPPTCWVILAKPFIGVSTAEVYRRLDVNRTNHPDISGMIEAINNRDYQHVCDNVGNVLEDVTLTLHPEVAQIKEQMKRFGADAVLMSGSGPTVFGIVQHDSRMHRIYNGLRGFCDQVFAVRMLGERHTLD
- the purR gene encoding pur operon repressor; translated protein: MKFRRSERLIDMTNYLLDHPRQLVPLTFFAERYSSAKSSISEDLAIVKETFEQRGIGTLRTVPGAAGGVKFFVKVSREETEPFINELCQLIGNPERLLPGGYLYLTDILGDPQVVQKAGRVIASAYADTKIDVVMTVATKGIPLAYAVASQLNVPVVIVRRDSKVTEGPTVSINYVSGSAKRIQTMVLSKRSMKQDSRVLIVDDFMKAGGTVMGMISMLEEFNSQLAGIAVLVEAEKIQERLVDEYLSLVQLSDVDVKEKKISVHEGNYFNNWRR
- the ridA gene encoding 2-iminobutanoate/2-iminopropanoate deaminase, which produces MKAVQTNQAPAAIGPYSQGIIVNNLFYSSGQIPLTAEGTMVTGDVKEQTHQVFRNLQAVLAEAGASLETVVKATVFIKNMDEFAAVNEVYGEYFSEHKPARSCVEVARLPKDALVEIEVVALVK
- the spoVG gene encoding septation regulator SpoVG, translated to MEVTDVRLRRVNTDGRMRAIASITLDNEFVVHDIRVIDGNNGLFVAMPSKRTPDGEFRDIAHPINSGTRGKIQEAVLAEYHRLGELEVEFEEAGAS
- the glmU gene encoding bifunctional UDP-N-acetylglucosamine diphosphorylase/glucosamine-1-phosphate N-acetyltransferase GlmU encodes the protein MPNRYAVILAAGQGTRMKSKLYKVLHQVCGKPMVQHVVDQITKLNIHEMVTIIGHGAEMVQAQLGDGSHYALQEKQLGTAHAVMQAESLLAGKEGVTIVVCGDTPLIKAETMEALFKHHEELNAKATILTARIEDPTGYGRIVRNEEGLVEKIVEHKDATDTERKINEINTGTYCFDNLALFEALRNVSNNNVQGEYYLPDVIEILKKQGEVVTAFQTDELEETLGVNDRVALAEAERIMRQRTNTAHMRNGVTIIDPVNTYIDTDVKIGQDTIIYPGTVIKGKTAIGEDCHIGPNSEIDTCQIGNGTVIRQSAAHNSSIGSHVNIGPFAHIRPDSAISDDVKIGNFVEIKKAIFGKGSKASHLSYIGDAEVGSDVNIGCGSITVNYDGKNKYLTKIEDGVFIGCNSNLVAPVTIGKGAYVAAGSTITKDVPGEALSIARAQQVNKENYVQKLNFNK
- a CDS encoding ribose-phosphate diphosphokinase, which gives rise to MSNQYLDPNLKVFSLNSNVPLAREIAKVIGVELGKSSVTRFSDGEIQINIEESIRGCDVYVIQSTSSPVNENIMEVLIMIDALKRASAKTINIVMPYYGYARQDRKARAREPITAKLVANLLETAGATRVICLDLHAPQIQGFFEIPTDHLMGVPILSEYFKKREFAGDIVIVSPDHGGVTRARKMAERLKAPIAIIDKRRPRPNVAEVMNIVGNIEGKIAILIDDIIDTAGTITLAANALVENGAAEVYACCTHPVLSGPAIERIENSKIKELVVTNSILLPEEKKSDKIVHLSVAPLLGEAIIRVHEEQSVSTLFD
- a CDS encoding 50S ribosomal protein L25/general stress protein Ctc; translation: MSTVLQAMERKELKSSALRKIRESGGIPAIIYGAKVESKPVSVSAADLTKTIRTVGRNGVISLDVDGSKHDVVLTDYQEDAFKKEILHVDFLAVDRSSKINVDVRLVLVGEAAGVKDGGVLQQPVHQLSITSTPDNIPQQIEVDISHLQVGETVLVGDIPSGGGFTINHDDDEVVASILPPRQEEEINAGEQQEPGHPDNEEGRETTPVGGE
- the pth gene encoding aminoacyl-tRNA hydrolase; translated protein: MKCIVGLGNPGKQYDQTRHNIGFEVIDALSDQFSIPLNQSKFKGLYGIGFYNGEKVLLLKPLTYMNLSGESIRAVMDYYQIDLEDLVVIYDDLDLPVGKIRLRQKGSPGGHNGIKSTVAHLGTQQFNRIRIGIDRPQAGMSVPDYVLGRFRPDELPSTGEAVKRSADACAAWLEKPFLQVMNEYNQ
- a CDS encoding anti-sigma-F factor Fin family protein, whose amino-acid sequence is MTIHYHCRHCGTKLGSIDKASIHSETLGLHTLTDQERQEMVAYDAAGDIHIKAICEDCQEALERNPDYHQYDFLIH